Part of the Sorghum bicolor cultivar BTx623 chromosome 1, Sorghum_bicolor_NCBIv3, whole genome shotgun sequence genome, TCAGAGAAAAGAAACACCCAAGGCTGGCTCTTCATTGGCAATAATTTTTCTGCCTATTCTCTTCAAGATTGAGTGATATTTTCTTCCCCAAGATATTCTGGTTCTTTCACTGAAATGCAATGCTGCCTAGATTTCCCTGTGAAACAGAACATGCATGCTGTTACTTCTGTTCCAAGCTCTAGTGCCCATAAGGGCAAAGAATGGCTGATCCTTTGTCTCTTTGTCTTGTCATATAATATTTGATCTGCAATGTGCAGTATgcttatcttgctactatctggttccgttaacaaaaaaaaaatgtgtaCATTTTTCTTTGCAGAAGAAGAGCAACACCCCTGCTTACCAAAACAGATGTGTCTTGCGTCTTATTCTGTACCATGTCTGTGTGAACCTGCCTGTCATGATTTTCTCATACCCTGCCTTCAGATTTATGGGTCTTAGGAGCTCTCTTCCTCTACCACATTGGTATGCATTCACTCCTCTCTCCTGGCTGAAGCACCTCATGTATTTTAGTTACCTTATTGTTAGTATTCTTCATCTCACTATCTCACCATGTAAATATGAAAGCATCAATGTTCGAGTTGGAGAAGAAAAGCTTACATATTTCAATCTACTCTTTTGCAGGACGGTTGTTGTATCTCAAGTTCTTTTCTACTTTGTCCTTGAGGATTTTATATTCTACTGGGGGCACAGGGCACTGCATACGAAATGGCTATACAAGCATGTTCACAGCGTCCACCACGAGTAAGTGATATTGCTTCATTACATCTTACTTTACATGTTGCAACATTTTCTAGTCTATGACAGAACAAATCTTTGCAGGTATGCCACACCCTTTGGTTTAACTTCCGAATATGCCCACCCAGCTGAAATTTTGTTCCTGGGATTCGCCACAGTGGTTGGTCCTGCTCTTACTGGCCCTCATCTGTTCACCCTGTGGCTGTGGATGGTGTTGAGGATATTGGAGACAGTTGAAGCTCACAGCGGCTATCACTTCCCATGGAGCCCATCAAATTTCCTGCCACTGTATGGCGGGTAAGTAAGCTAGATCATTGTTTTCCTTTTCTCCCCCTTAAAAGGGACCGTGTTTGTTTATTTGAAGCGGAATGTCTTACCGTGTACTCAACTTTTGTCATGATGAATAGCTCGGACTTCCATGACTACCATCACCGTGTGCTGTACACAAAGTCAGGGAACTATGCCTCGACATTTGTTTATATGGACTGGTGAGGATCCGTAGCATGACTGTGTTGAGTTGTGCAGGGGCTCTGAATTCTGCCGTTGCATATGAAGCTCATTGGCTGTGTTTCAGGTTGTTTGGGACGGACAAGGATTATCGCAAGGCAAAGACCATTGAGGAGAAAGAAGGGAAGAATCTGTAGATTGTGGAAGCTGCTCAGTGAAGACATCAGCAAGACTGGCAATAGAGTTGAGCTCATGGAAAAAGAGATGGACGCACCCTAGAAACACTCAGTCAGTTATTGCCTGACGATCCATACTATAGGTTGAGATTTTGATTTCCTGTGTTTGCTATGATCAAGAATGAGGTCCTGGCGACCTTGGTCTGTCATGAACTGAATCTGATAATTTGTAATCTCCTCTTGGGTTTTTGCTTTGCGTTTGTTTCGACTCGGGGGTGTATACATATGGGAATGGGATGGCCTGGCAGCAGTACTGAATTGAACCATCAGAGACGGCGGGAGTAGCTTTGCACCCTAGAAACTGTCCATGAAAGTCTGGGATGGCAAGGATTGATTGCTTGTGTACTTTGTTGGTAAGGGATTTCGGATTTGTTCTTCTCGTTTATATAATTTTCCTGGATCTCTGTATATATGTGCGTTACATTTCCTTTGCATGCTCAAGCTCAGCTCAGTCCTATGCTGACTGTTTTAAGTAAaatatatgccgcaagattccaaTTTTTGATGGC contains:
- the LOC8061435 gene encoding methylsterol monooxygenase 2-2, which gives rise to MAAPMSAIESAWQVLIANFTEFQLATVVTFLLHETVFFLSGLPSLLFERFGLFAKYKIQKKSNTPAYQNRCVLRLILYHVCVNLPVMIFSYPAFRFMGLRSSLPLPHWTVVVSQVLFYFVLEDFIFYWGHRALHTKWLYKHVHSVHHEYATPFGLTSEYAHPAEILFLGFATVVGPALTGPHLFTLWLWMVLRILETVEAHSGYHFPWSPSNFLPLYGGSDFHDYHHRVLYTKSGNYASTFVYMDWLFGTDKDYRKAKTIEEKEGKNL